The Pyrus communis chromosome 5, drPyrComm1.1, whole genome shotgun sequence region AGAAACTAATTCGAGAGAAACGTCCTTACATTAGGTTGAATGCTCTACACCGCAGGGCTCTGGAAGAGTGGTCAAAACATCGGTTATCTCCTTCTAAGAAGAATTGATAAACCAAAGTAACAGATAGCCATGGTTTCTTCTTGTGGTGCCAGTGGAATTGTTGACCCGGTGAACCTCATGCGAAGCCACCAGGCTACAAAGAGACCGGCGACAGCCATGTTTTCTGATGCTACTGTTAAGTCGGGAAACGTCAATATTTCTTGAATGACGTAGTGTGTGATTATGCATAAACGTTATCTTAATTTGTAAGAAGATTTATAACTTTCCACTTATTGAACTTAATACAATGATTGTAAGATACAAGCTCAACCTCCTGAGTTTTTAAGTGAATTTTCCAATGGCCGTTCTTCCTCTCTTGGTATTTTGTTCCTTCTTTCACCTCCACTCTCCCTTCGAACATTTAACATCCCAAATTTGCTGCTGGGATTGGTTGGGCACCATCGCACAATAAAGCTACATGTAATTTTCGTTTTACTACCCTTTaagttttttctaattttcaacTTTTAGTTGTCTGTCGCACTTTTGTACTCAAACACAGATTTTTCCATCACTTTTATACCTCTATTATTCACTGCCTCGAGTCATCTGTTAATTGTTGACATATGTGCGTTataaagtaaagaagaaaaagacgagactaaattaagtaattggagcaatggtcccgaACTTTAGCTCAATTGGAGCTTTGATCCCTGAACAAAAAATCCGTGAGCATTGGTCATTGCACTTGTTATAATGCggagcaatgatcccttaacttGTTACAATGTGGAGCAGTGATCTTTTTGACTAACTTTGCTTAGAACTCCCCTCCATTTTTGGTCCCTTTAAACCCTTTATTTAATATGAAAGTTCTAATCGAGTTAGTCAAAAGAATCATTGCTTTACGTTATAAAAAATTCAGAACCAATATACACGAATTTTTAGTTCAAAGACCAAAGCACCTATTAGTTCAGAAACAAAGCACCAATTAGATCAGAAACTATTGCTCTACTTTATGAGAATAAATCGACAAAACAGCTTTAGAAAAAGTAGGTTGGATCTTATGAAAATGCTAACAATTTGTCATCGCCACATGGTACTAATGACATTTGGCTTCCTTGAAAACACAGAATCTAATTCCTAACTTCCCTTGTAACGCACTAGTACatatgaaaataatataaaaggtGAAAAAAAGAGTAGATTCCACCTTTAACTAGCCCTACTTGATCTCATTTTCactcttctttccttttctcattCATGACATCATTCATGACTCCGCAAATTTAAGTAGATAAACACGCACATTATTTCTCCTCCACACCAATATGTAATCATAtaagttttcatttgatttattgaATCCGATGacaagaaatataaaaaaaaaaatgtatgcgCCAAGCTAAAAAAGATgtataaaaatccaaaaactaTTAAGCGGAATTAATCAAATCCCGTATTATCCGACCATTAGTGCAACCaatcaaattcaattttctgGGGGATCAATTTCCAATTTCTACTTATTCCAGTTAACTAAGACAACGTGCCCAAACCCCTGCACTCAATTTTGAATTCCCCTCATCATCGTAGAACagagtagtttaaaatattgcCATCAAAAGGTTACGTTTGTGGTTGAGTCAGAAGCATGGACCATACCAGATAGCAAAACTTTCAAGTTATTTCACTTTTATATGAGATTACTTAGGTATCAGGGCTGTGTGAAAATAGCAAAAACCACATCATACTTTCCACAACATGATGCCCATAATATGTCCTAACAAATTAGACAAATGTAAAACTCAAATTACCAAGCAGTGAACGCAGATTATGTTTTATGGTTTTTCGGGGAGAGATCATTACTCCTGCACCCGCTTTTCCCCGAATCAAATCTGCAAGAATGAGAAAGGGTCAAAACAACATTAGTTTCGAACTGAGGTATACAACAGATGCCgcagcaataaaaaaaaaaaaaaccatataatTTGTTTATATTCCTAGTGAGAATTACAAGACAATGCAAGCAGTTCAAGTGAATCGGTGATCACTACTATCCCACGTTCCTCGAACATTATTGGTATATTTTGGACCCTTATAATATATCATTGGCTCAGAATCAACAAACTATGGCCAGGAAGCTTTGCAATTGTCATCAGAAGTGGGATTTCTAACTGACAGTCATTCAAAGGAAGCAATGTGTTTCAGCATTAGACTATTCGCATTCTGAATCTTGAGGAATTTCCTTCCCCATTGCATGCGAAAATTCCTAACAGGGCAGGCAGAACTGATTTTCCTAGCACTTGACTTCATCAGCAAACACTATTTTTTACCCAGAGATCCCCGAACCCGCTTTGCCAACTCAAATATGAAACTGGGCCCTCCAAAATATTCTAAAATCTTTGGGAGGCAGGAAATTCTATCAAATAGCTAGATAGGCACCTTGAGGGAACAAACTCCATGTGACAGCAAACCACAGACCTAACAACTTGACTAAACCCGAGAAAAATTGGATGAACATTAATGATCAATACAAACATTTCTGGGAAAGCATACCCTGAAGCAGTTTCAGCAATACTACATCTGAGCTTGTGTCCAGTGTTATCTTGCATGACATTCTGATTTTGGAAAGCGAACCCGAGGCATGAGCTTTTCAGCCacacaaaaaagaaaggatAAGAGATCTATCATTACAATTGCGTACGCTTTTAATCAAATATAGTGCACCTATCATTACATTGCGTTTTCCAAAAATATACCTCACCTATAACTACAATTGCATACGCTTTTAATAAAACAGTGTATGCTATTTGGATCCCCACAAAACGGGCAATATAGCCCGCCAGGAAAACACTATTTGAAACACTGCTATGAATTATTAAACTCATAGGGAGCAAGTTTTTACCAAGACGGACAGTCGTCTCCTATTCTAAATAGGATGCTGAAGTTCACTTAGAAACCTGAAGTTCTGCTGTTGGGAAGGGCCTTCTTAAAACAATATCAAGCCATATATAATTGCCCTTCTGTTTACATACCATTGACCACATGAACCAAAGCAATTATATGCAAAAAGGCAAATAAATGTGATTGAAGGACCAATTAAGTCTTGTAGATAATAAAACGCATTACTCAAGACACTACTTTTATTTGAGaagataaattaaattaatggtcCACGCCTACAATATTAGTATCCAGGCAGTAAAAGATGTTTTGAGGTTTAAGAGAGTGAGAAAGGAAGAGCAATACCTTTCATAAAGTTATGCTCAAGAAATTGCTTTGTACCCTTCCTTCTCTAGCACTTCTGCTAAGGAGATGTCACCTGTCTTTATAATTTTCCCATCCTCctataaaatcatttaattaaATACTTAGATCAATACTGAAAGATAATCTAGGAACAGTTTTAAAAAGCTTACTGTATTCCTCGCAATGATAATTTATTGATTATCCTGTATAATGTCGAAGCAGCCAACTtatataacctttttttttcctacgcTTTCTTAAAGCTAAAAAGATTCAATTAACAAAAGagatatttcttctttttccaaatCTTCTTGAGTTGATGTACTCCAAGGTTATGCCCAGTTCATGTATCTCCTAAGCAACATGCCGCTATCTTGGTTGTATTAATTCTACAAGTATCCAGAGCTTCTAAAATTTTACTCTCAAATCTTGCCCACTTGGTTCTCTCATAAGTAAAAACAAAAGTGCCAGGAATTCTGGGGAAGAATGCATGAAACAAGCCCTATTTGCTGATGCACTATCCGCTATACCTTTAACAGATTTGCTTATAAGGAGCCATAACATGAAGATAGAACAGCAAAAATCCAAACCGTATGTTTATGCAGTCCGAGATAAACTACGGGACACATGAAACTAATAAACTCATTTAGCTTGTCATGCTTTTTTCTGAACCATGTTGTACTTTATATTTATAGAGCATCCCTTATTACTTTTCCATTTCGTTTTCTAATTTCATGAGACAGATATTGAACCAAGACCCAAAACCTCTCTTGTTGATGTATGTTTTCATATCTTCCAATGACTTACGATAATATGGATACATGTTGGCTTTATAAATTCCAGAAGTCGTAGATAATGAGTAATCATCAATACAGAATTTGTCGGAGTCAGAAGCCCATTGACTGCCTTTGCTACATCTCGTAGTGCATCAACATCCAATCCAGAATCAATTTCATCCAATATAGCCAACTCTGCTCCCAAAACCTGCATTTAGCAGAAGCATGTGAATACAAAGACAAGTACCCAGTCAAGCTTACATGAATGTGTAGGAACGACAACTTACCGAAATTACAAGACTATATCTCTGGGGAAGAAACCCACTTCCCACAGGTTTACATAATTCTACAAATATTGTAATTACACTATATgttcaattcaacacacacacaccaagCATTTTCTTACAAACGAAGTTTTGaccaaaattacaaaagaaacaGGAAGATTAACTAAGAATGATAACCATACCGCCAGTTGCAAAATCTCATTGCGCTTCTTTTCACCTCCACTAAAGCCTTCATTAACATTTCGATTAAGGAAGTCGGTCTTCATGTTGACAAGATCAAGTTTGGGAAATATATAAGCATAGAACTGCAAGGACATAAATAAAGATACAAGAATGAATCAGTAAAACAACAGAGACATCTCAAACAGCAGCTTCGAACAAGAACGAGTGGGCGTAGCTAGCTTGCCTCAATTGGTCCAAGCTCCGGCAGTCCTAGTTTTTTTCTGCGAGCATTGTAAGCCATGTTGAGAAAATCAATGTTAGTGACGCCGGGGATCTCAACTGGGGACTGGAAACTCATAAAAAGCCCGGCAAGTGACCGGTCTTCTGCTGCCATTTCGAGTAAGTTGTCACCTTTAAACACAACACTACCTCCTGTAACTTGGTAATCCGGATGCCCGGCGAGAACCTGAACCAATGAACGATACGAATGAACGAATTAATTTACCAATTGTTTCAAATTTCTAATAATTCGAGACAGAAAGACAAAGTAAGTGTGTTCGGGAGTGCTTTTCAAAATGATTCAAAAGACGAAAGTGTTTTGGAAACAgtattaaaacattaaaaatataagtgaattctAGAAAAGCACTTCAATCATAAACACTTTCACACTTCCAAAGGAGCCCTTAATAATACGGACCTTGGCAAGAGTGCTTTTCCCGGAACCGTTCTTTCCCATAATTGCATGAACCTCCCCTTGGTAGACAGAAAGGTTGACGCCCTTGAGAATCTGCTGTTTGGATTCGGCAATCACGGCCGTTAGATCCTTCACTTCGAGTAGCAGCTCCTTCTCTCCTTTTCTGCCAGAAATTGAAGTTTCCGCGGCGGAAGAGAGGCTGCCCCTCACCTTCACCGCCGTCAGAGACCGCAGGTGCCGGTGGCTTGATTGCCAACGGAGAGGGCGGAGGAGGGCAGAACCTGTAAATACTGGGGACTTGGAGGGTGAATAGATGCTACCGAGACAAGGAGCAGACGAAGATTGCGGCGGGgatggcggtggtggtggggaGGGAAGAGTAGAACAACAGGGATGACAAAATCGCGACAGCGCCATTGGATTGGTATCAGTGCGACTGCAAAATCCCTAAATTCTAATTCAATTCAACGGAAAAGGCATAACTGTAAATTAAATTATCAACAGCCATGATATTGGTGGTGGCCGGCTCCCCCAtcatttttactatttttttttttttttggtaaaatattttactatatttttcaatgtgccgCAACACAATCTTTAAAATCAACTATTATAATACAAGttgttgaatttaaaaaaaaaattcaacagttTTATCACGATATTTGATGTACCCGGGTTCTGTTTATAGTGTATTAAAATTTGTatctattttttgaaatttaaacttatttaatataataaataattttttaaaatgttaaaaataataGTAAATAAAATTGTGAACATTACTTAAAAATAATGAGAAAAATATTCCCTCAAAATTATATGTTATAACTCAAATTGAAGATTCAAACCATTGATTTTAGAAGAAATAATTCTCACACTTAacttttacttttcacatatcttattaatttttaaactttaattctTTCAATTGTTTTATATAATCGCTAAAAATTAAGAGATtgagaaaagtaaaaatgggCATCTGAATAGGTTTACTCGTAAAGAAGGGTGTACTTTATAATTGGGTTTCATTTATTGCCTTTATTGTGTCTGGTCTCCTCtttccttttacaaaattccGAAATTATCCCTCGACTAGCTAAAACCAGCAGCAAAGCCCTCTTTCATATTATAAGTTAGACTCGAAATCTCTCAGTCTTCCTCTTCTCGTTAGCAGCAAGCACAAGTCACTCGGATTCTTCGATCAGGCGGCCTCCAATTCCGGCGCCCATGACCCTGATGACTCCGCCGCCGCCGCTAGATGTGATTACTAAACCCGTCTCCCCCTCGTTTCGAACGCGATCTCCAGACGATTTCGTTTTGGCGTATGAATGTTGTGCTAGGGTTTCAATTAGCAGATCGGAGCTCTCATATTGACCTTGTttttgcagcagcagcagcaaccgcAGGAGGAAGATGAGATGCTGGTCCCACACTCCGACCTGCCCGACGGTCCTCAGCCCATGGAGGAaggttgtttgtttattttctatctttatttacttatttttcttactttctgtttgtttctcgaGAAAATTTCAGCAAAATGATAATCGGTGAAGTTTTATGTCAAGGTCTTGCTTTGCCGCTGGACACAACAGTAGTAGTTTTTAGGGCAatagtaattttggttttttctttttctaatttccatttttattttgcGATAATTATGCGTTACAATTTACAGTGGGGACTGAATTGTATGGTTGCTGAGACAACTGaggaaattgaaatcaaactatTAGTAACTAACCATACTGTTCTTGTCACTTCTGCTAATAGAAGTCGGAATTGATTTCCGCTAAGCCATACGGAATGGAATGGCCAAATTTTATTACTCAGGTGAAAAATGGTCCGTTGGTGATTACGGTATCAAGGAGTGGCTATCAAGTAGCTCGGTCTCTCTGTCTAAGTTACTTAGATGAAAAAGGCCAGTAGTGTGTATTGGAATTGTGCTCCTTGGGCAGTATTTAACCATTCCTTTGGTTGTAGAAAGAAATATGTAGAAAAGGTATAACTTGGATAAATTACCGGATTGTTTTTTGTTGAGTAAGTTATGTGGTTTCTTGGGTGTATAATAAAAAAGTTGTGATATAAGATTTACCTTGTTTTGCTCTTTCTGTCCGCTGGTCTTGACAATCAAACAattgtttttggtttattaCGTTTGGCAGCACAAGCAGAAACTAACAGTGCGGTGGATGCTCCGACGGTGGATGATCCATTGTCAGCTAGATTTACATGGCCAATTGAGAGCTTTTCAAGGCTTAATACGAAGAAGCTCTATTCTGATGTTTTCCTTGTTGGAGGCTACAAATGGTATTTAAATCTCTTACCAGTGCtaaattttgaatctttgatCGGAATGCATGTAGATATTGATACTTGATTTGTTATGATTTATAATCATGATTGAATTTCTAATGCGCTTTGCAGGCGGATACTAATTTTCCCCAAAGGAAATAATGTGGATCATCTGTCAATGTATCTGGATGTTGCAGATTCTGGAAATTTGCCTTATGGATGGAGTAGATATGCTCAGTTTAGCTTGTCTATTGTCAATCAAGCTCATAGTAAATACTCTATTAGAAAAGGTACTTTCTCTGCCGCTGATGTACCTTTAAGAAATGATAGTTTTAGTAGTTTTATAAATTTAGACTTTATTTGTCCTTTAGAAATTTTCATATATGTCCTAATGGTTGAAGTGCTATGAATAAGGGGATAAAACACAAACTGCTATGGCATTTCACATATATTTGCAAGTTGTGTAATAGCCAGCTTCTTTTGTCTCACATCACGAGCTTCCCCAAAAGTAAATGTGCATTTCATGTCACTCTGATTTTTATGTTACCAAGACATGTGGTCTATCTTCTCGTAGCCCTTCAAACTCTCACCAGTTAACAAGGGGGGTGTGAAAAGAAACACAAAAGTAAAAtacatgcacctgttttggcatgTTGCACAGTTGCAGACGGACAATAACTTTTTGTTTGAACTTAGAACGAAGAAAGTTCACTCCAAAAGTTGTTTCATTGAGACGTTGGATAGAAAATAAAGTTATGTAGTGGTTGGATTATGtgagaaataaataaaactgaatTCTTACTTAAATGTTCTTTCAATACTTAAGCTAGGAAACTGGGGGATTGGTTTGACCAATATAAAAATGGTGCAAAATGTAAAGGTATGCTCAGTTAGAACAAATTAACTTCTCTCCAAAGCTGAGACAGGAAGAGTTGACCAGAATCATCTTGGTATCATTGAGATGTTGAATAGAAAATAAAGTTATGTAGCGTTTGGATTATGTGAAAGTAGATAAAAACTGGATTCTTAGTACGTGTTCTTCCAAGACTTTAGTTAGGAAATTGGGGGATTGGTTTTACCAATATAAAAATGATGCAAATGTAAATGTATACTCGGTTAACATGTGAAGAGTACTTTTCTTACCTTTTCTGACCAGAGATGAGGTGAATTAAgccaaacaagaaaaagagtCGGAAATACTAATACATGATGTTTCAATATTTTTCCTTTACTTCAGGTTTAAGCCAAGGCCTCTCTTACATGATATTGCTGTTTCTAGTAGATGAAATGTTTTTCTTATGACAGCTGGAGTCGCAACATCTCATAAACATTCACATACatgttttagagagaaaaaaaatgttat contains the following coding sequences:
- the LOC137734656 gene encoding ABC transporter I family member 6, chloroplastic-like — encoded protein: MALSRFCHPCCSTLPSPPPPPSPPQSSSAPCLGSIYSPSKSPVFTGSALLRPLRWQSSHRHLRSLTAVKVRGSLSSAAETSISGRKGEKELLLEVKDLTAVIAESKQQILKGVNLSVYQGEVHAIMGKNGSGKSTLAKVLAGHPDYQVTGGSVVFKGDNLLEMAAEDRSLAGLFMSFQSPVEIPGVTNIDFLNMAYNARRKKLGLPELGPIEFYAYIFPKLDLVNMKTDFLNRNVNEGFSGGEKKRNEILQLAVLGAELAILDEIDSGLDVDALRDVAKAVNGLLTPTNSVLMITHYLRLLEFIKPTCIHIIEDGKIIKTGDISLAEVLEKEGYKAIS